In Alkalihalobacillus sp. TS-13, the following are encoded in one genomic region:
- a CDS encoding YesL family protein, translating into MSKVMYLHFLWVLFTLLGLGIFGILPATAALFSVIHKWFDEDFDIPIFKNFYSVYKTQFIKSNRLGFILIGLGIFLYVDINISQKYIESFYVHLFLIMIIFLYFLTVLYFFPVFVRYELKFFLYFKQSFYVALARPLETIAMIICLFLLFYLLRFLPILLFFAGSSIIAYPLAWFAFRACVQIEEKRLT; encoded by the coding sequence TTGTCTAAAGTAATGTATCTTCACTTTCTTTGGGTGCTATTTACATTGCTGGGGTTGGGGATTTTTGGAATATTGCCAGCAACAGCTGCACTATTCTCAGTCATACATAAGTGGTTTGATGAAGACTTTGATATTCCAATATTTAAGAATTTCTATTCTGTATATAAAACCCAATTTATTAAATCGAATAGACTGGGTTTTATTTTGATAGGTTTAGGGATATTTTTATATGTGGATATAAACATTTCACAAAAATACATTGAATCCTTTTATGTTCATCTCTTTTTAATTATGATTATTTTCCTGTATTTTCTAACAGTGCTGTATTTCTTTCCTGTATTTGTACGTTATGAACTCAAATTTTTCTTGTATTTTAAACAATCGTTTTATGTTGCGCTAGCACGTCCTCTGGAAACGATTGCAATGATCATTTGTCTCTTTCTATTATTTTATCTATTGAGATTTCTACCTATTCTTCTGTTTTTTGCAGGTTCTTCCATTATTGCTTATCCGCTTGCATGGTTTGCGTTTCGAGCATGTGTTCAAATTGAGGAAAAGAGATTAACCTAA
- a CDS encoding beta-galactosidase: protein MSNIVIFYDSRFPIDGHRPDSSFFENFSNEIIIADAVSLKEILSNNEVDCFINFHGPYFPKKAWQAIYDHLKSGKGIVHIGGIPFRVPCYMANGNWERERAQTAFHQQLNIHEALHVDSEPIASLQHNKDIPVFAGKEDLFQISDTCNFVLHVTKSSTIEAEMGSVGPMDAHIYPLLKGVSKGGREVAAPSVLIENMKGKFTGGRWLFINQEVNERFWTVKGAKTMQELALFVTNGVTEMWLKTNYATYDEGERPKVTYQLQSFKNKTTEWTLKFIVTKNENEVFSKTDAIEASEQLNTLSFIIPIDIKSGLYDLTCHAVSSFGEKRILHQGFWGMDKKLLTIGGKLTCDRDYFQKDGRPMPIVGMTYMTSDVARYFLFLPNPYIWDRDMEQMKRAGINYIRTGIWTAWRNMMFVDGHVNENVLRSIDAFILCAKKHDLEVTFTFFSFTPEAWEGENPYLDPRSIEAQKRFITTIVSRHTETTNINWDLINEPSIFDPSRTFSGPRSLHDKYDRRAYREWLKERHTTIRELQEKWNMTEQELPSFDVIEPPEPSEINFGIKDMLFGKKGLKWLDYTLYTMDMHNKWAKKLTETIKRLAPDQLVTVGQDEALGSQRPSPLFYCDEVDYTTNHTWWLLDQLVWNGIFTKTPTKPNLIQETGIMYVENPNNQAKRSEEELRNILERKYAYSFSTGGAGAVQWLWNTNYFMDNINESNIGAIRADGTEKPETNVSYDFGAFIKETRDLFKGRKLEEIAVVFPYSNDFSNRRLALDATMKLTRTLAYEMNTPFRALSEYHLDELRNELPKLVVIPSPHNFSSSALTTILEVVKEQGITLLFTGPINLDEYWHATGRMNDIIGSTSIKNILREEMLKINEKHYPVSFGGERIAEAMKEVLQFEQNPLGIKEISYGKGEMIWCSLPVELNERSESIIALYEYAIKKAGVNKQLDWQKGDIPGNYGRKLSFENGSLFIFVSEFAGDTSVKIKDPVSNRSYSFLLEAERAVMFATDKKGNVISVYRPNEVEIIS, encoded by the coding sequence ATGAGTAACATCGTCATTTTCTATGATTCTCGTTTTCCAATAGATGGCCATAGACCGGACAGTTCATTTTTTGAAAACTTCAGCAATGAAATAATCATTGCAGATGCTGTTTCTTTAAAAGAAATTTTATCAAATAATGAGGTGGACTGTTTTATAAATTTTCATGGTCCTTATTTTCCAAAAAAGGCTTGGCAAGCAATATATGATCACCTTAAAAGTGGTAAAGGAATCGTACATATTGGCGGTATTCCTTTTCGAGTTCCATGCTATATGGCGAATGGAAATTGGGAAAGGGAACGTGCGCAAACGGCTTTCCATCAACAATTAAATATTCATGAGGCTTTGCATGTTGATTCCGAACCGATCGCTTCTTTACAGCATAATAAGGATATTCCTGTGTTCGCGGGTAAAGAAGACCTATTTCAAATTTCGGATACTTGTAATTTTGTGCTACATGTTACGAAATCTAGTACAATTGAAGCCGAAATGGGGTCAGTGGGGCCTATGGATGCACATATTTATCCGTTGCTTAAAGGTGTTTCGAAAGGTGGTCGTGAAGTGGCCGCTCCTAGTGTATTAATTGAAAATATGAAAGGGAAATTCACAGGAGGTCGCTGGCTATTCATTAATCAGGAGGTCAATGAACGATTTTGGACAGTAAAAGGCGCAAAGACTATGCAGGAATTAGCTTTGTTTGTAACAAACGGAGTAACCGAAATGTGGCTGAAAACAAACTATGCTACCTACGATGAAGGAGAACGTCCAAAAGTAACCTATCAATTACAGTCGTTTAAAAACAAGACTACGGAATGGACATTGAAATTTATTGTTACAAAAAATGAAAATGAAGTCTTTTCTAAAACAGATGCAATAGAAGCTTCGGAGCAATTAAATACCCTTTCATTTATTATCCCAATCGATATTAAATCAGGATTATATGATCTTACTTGTCATGCTGTATCAAGTTTCGGGGAAAAACGAATACTTCACCAAGGTTTCTGGGGAATGGATAAGAAGCTTTTAACAATAGGTGGTAAATTGACATGTGATCGGGACTATTTCCAAAAGGATGGACGCCCGATGCCAATTGTGGGAATGACGTATATGACGTCGGATGTTGCTCGTTATTTTCTTTTCTTACCCAACCCGTATATTTGGGATCGGGATATGGAACAAATGAAGCGTGCTGGTATAAATTATATTCGCACAGGAATTTGGACAGCATGGCGTAACATGATGTTTGTCGATGGTCATGTTAATGAGAATGTGTTACGTTCCATCGACGCTTTTATCTTATGCGCGAAAAAACATGATCTTGAAGTAACATTTACTTTCTTTTCCTTTACACCAGAAGCATGGGAAGGAGAAAACCCATATCTTGATCCCCGAAGTATTGAGGCGCAAAAACGTTTTATTACGACGATCGTTTCAAGACATACAGAAACAACAAATATAAATTGGGATCTAATCAATGAGCCTTCAATATTTGATCCAAGTCGTACGTTCTCAGGACCCAGGTCACTTCATGATAAGTATGATCGTAGAGCATATAGAGAATGGCTTAAAGAGCGTCATACCACCATTCGTGAACTTCAGGAAAAATGGAACATGACCGAACAGGAATTACCATCCTTTGATGTGATTGAACCACCTGAACCGAGTGAGATCAACTTCGGAATCAAAGACATGCTCTTTGGAAAAAAGGGGTTAAAATGGTTAGATTATACGTTGTATACGATGGATATGCATAACAAATGGGCAAAAAAACTTACAGAAACCATTAAGCGATTAGCACCAGATCAACTTGTTACGGTTGGACAGGATGAGGCACTAGGCTCACAGCGGCCATCGCCGTTATTTTACTGTGATGAGGTTGATTATACAACGAACCACACATGGTGGTTGCTGGATCAATTAGTCTGGAATGGAATTTTTACGAAAACTCCTACAAAGCCAAATCTGATCCAGGAAACGGGAATTATGTACGTAGAAAATCCAAATAATCAAGCGAAAAGAAGTGAAGAAGAATTACGCAACATACTTGAAAGAAAATATGCTTATTCCTTTTCGACCGGTGGGGCTGGTGCTGTACAATGGCTCTGGAATACAAATTACTTTATGGATAATATAAATGAATCAAATATCGGGGCAATTCGTGCTGACGGTACCGAAAAGCCAGAAACAAATGTTTCTTATGATTTTGGTGCGTTTATTAAAGAGACACGTGATTTATTCAAAGGCCGGAAACTAGAAGAAATAGCCGTAGTTTTCCCATATTCAAATGATTTCTCGAATCGCAGACTAGCCTTGGATGCAACAATGAAGCTTACAAGAACATTGGCATATGAGATGAATACGCCATTTCGTGCATTAAGTGAATATCATCTTGATGAATTAAGAAACGAACTGCCAAAACTAGTTGTTATTCCAAGTCCGCACAATTTTAGCAGCAGTGCACTGACTACCATTTTGGAAGTTGTAAAAGAACAAGGTATAACACTATTATTTACAGGACCTATAAACTTAGATGAATATTGGCACGCTACAGGACGAATGAACGATATCATTGGTTCAACTAGCATTAAAAATATCCTTCGTGAGGAAATGCTTAAAATCAATGAAAAACATTATCCAGTTTCATTTGGTGGAGAACGAATTGCAGAAGCAATGAAAGAGGTTTTGCAATTTGAGCAAAATCCATTGGGAATAAAGGAAATTTCATATGGGAAAGGTGAAATGATCTGGTGTTCATTGCCCGTTGAACTAAATGAAAGAAGTGAGTCGATAATAGCATTATACGAATATGCAATAAAGAAAGCAGGAGTCAATAAGCAGCTGGATTGGCAAAAAGGTGATATACCAGGCAATTACGGGAGAAAACTCTCTTTTGAAAATGGCTCTTTATTTATTTTTGTGTCCGAGTTTGCTGGAGACACATCTGTTAAAATTAAGGATCCTGTATCAAATAGATCTTATTCATTTCTCCTTGAGGCTGAAAGAGCGGTTATGTTTGCCACAGATAAAAAGGGGAATGTTATATCTGTTTACCGTCCTAATGAGGTTGAAATTATATCCTGA
- a CDS encoding alpha-L-fucosidase, protein MWDSYDWPEKYGDPTWFLHDRFGMFIHWGLYSLKAKDEWIMTQEKISKTEYATYLQQFNPDLVKPEKWVKQAKKSGMKYIVFTTKHHEGFALWDSKYTDYKITNTVYGKDLLREFVEACRQEGMKIGFYHSVIDWSHEHFTIDGLHPQREDENARNEQRDMSIYQQYLFDQVEELVTRYGKIDYFWFDFSYGDRDWGWSKGKGPDDWKSEDLEQLILTHQPHILLNNRLGLDRGVYTPEQYQPTESLYTPEGAKRIWEACQTLNGTWCYNPNNLHWKSSEMLIKLLIDTVSKDGNLLLNCGPTARGNFDLETMGVLEEIEEWIDFHSEAIYGAGSSSFECPQDCRLTQKGDKVFIHIFSWPFRTIHLKNFSQKVKYARFLHDHSEIPVKTFEESDVFHHDIPVIGNNETVLELPIIKPDHVVPVIELCLE, encoded by the coding sequence ATGTGGGACTCATATGACTGGCCGGAAAAATACGGGGATCCAACCTGGTTCCTACATGATCGGTTTGGTATGTTTATTCATTGGGGGCTTTACTCGTTAAAAGCAAAAGATGAATGGATCATGACACAGGAGAAAATTTCAAAAACTGAATATGCCACGTATCTGCAACAATTCAATCCAGATCTTGTTAAACCGGAAAAATGGGTGAAGCAAGCGAAGAAAAGCGGAATGAAATACATCGTTTTTACGACAAAACATCATGAAGGATTCGCTTTATGGGATAGTAAGTATACCGATTATAAAATTACAAATACCGTTTATGGAAAAGATCTTCTTCGTGAGTTTGTGGAAGCATGTCGTCAGGAAGGGATGAAAATCGGCTTCTATCATTCTGTCATCGATTGGTCCCACGAACATTTTACAATCGACGGCCTCCATCCTCAGCGGGAAGATGAGAATGCAAGGAATGAGCAGCGGGACATGTCCATTTACCAACAATATTTATTTGACCAAGTAGAAGAACTTGTAACCCGATATGGGAAGATTGATTACTTCTGGTTCGACTTTTCCTACGGAGATCGAGATTGGGGATGGTCAAAAGGGAAAGGACCTGATGACTGGAAATCGGAAGACCTTGAACAACTGATCCTGACCCATCAGCCGCATATACTGCTCAATAATCGGTTAGGGTTGGATCGAGGAGTTTATACACCGGAACAGTATCAGCCGACAGAATCACTTTATACACCCGAAGGAGCAAAAAGAATTTGGGAAGCATGTCAGACGCTGAATGGAACATGGTGTTATAATCCGAACAATCTTCATTGGAAATCATCGGAGATGCTGATCAAGTTGTTAATTGATACCGTTTCAAAGGATGGAAATCTCTTATTGAATTGCGGTCCGACTGCAAGAGGAAATTTCGATTTGGAGACGATGGGAGTACTTGAGGAAATAGAGGAGTGGATTGACTTCCACAGTGAAGCGATCTACGGTGCTGGATCAAGTTCGTTTGAATGTCCGCAGGATTGCAGACTCACGCAAAAAGGAGATAAGGTATTCATACATATCTTTTCATGGCCGTTCAGAACGATCCACTTGAAGAATTTTTCGCAAAAGGTGAAATATGCGAGATTTCTTCATGACCATTCCGAAATACCGGTCAAAACCTTTGAAGAATCGGATGTCTTTCATCACGATATACCGGTTATCGGGAATAACGAAACAGTCCTTGAGCTTCCAATCATAAAGCCAGACCATGTAGTACCTGTGATTGAGCTTTGTTTGGAATGA
- a CDS encoding copper homeostasis protein CutC, whose protein sequence is MVLEVIVQNGQEAVQAEKLGADRIELVSAIQEGGLTPSYGTIKQVLESVSIPVQVMIRPHSYHYCYTDGDLKIIREDIRKVLSLGGARIVFGALTKDNRIDEQILDTIIGTYPQLDITFHRAFDEVHSLDEAYESLIKYKMNVKRILTSGGEKSCIEGKWKLRKLVHIAKKMNGPDIMPGAGLTLDNIQGIHETVNANQYHFGKAVRIDQSFRNTFDEDVVKLIQKTLRGGS, encoded by the coding sequence ATGGTGTTAGAGGTTATTGTTCAAAATGGTCAGGAGGCAGTACAAGCAGAAAAACTAGGTGCGGACAGAATCGAATTGGTATCAGCCATCCAGGAAGGTGGATTGACACCAAGCTATGGAACGATAAAACAAGTATTGGAAAGCGTGTCGATACCGGTCCAGGTGATGATCCGTCCCCACAGCTACCACTATTGTTACACGGATGGTGATTTGAAAATCATTCGGGAAGATATCCGAAAGGTGTTATCACTTGGGGGGGCCAGGATCGTTTTTGGGGCACTCACTAAAGATAACAGGATCGATGAACAAATCTTAGACACAATCATCGGAACCTATCCACAATTGGACATTACGTTTCACCGAGCTTTCGATGAGGTTCATTCTTTGGATGAAGCCTACGAATCGCTGATCAAATACAAAATGAATGTGAAACGGATCCTCACTTCAGGCGGGGAAAAAAGCTGTATCGAAGGGAAATGGAAGCTCAGGAAACTTGTCCATATTGCCAAAAAAATGAACGGACCTGACATAATGCCTGGTGCAGGCTTGACACTCGATAATATTCAAGGAATCCATGAAACCGTAAATGCAAATCAATATCATTTTGGTAAAGCTGTCAGGATCGATCAGTCTTTTAGGAATACCTTTGATGAGGACGTCGTCAAGCTTATTCAGAAAACCTTAAGGGGAGGAAGTTGA
- a CDS encoding leucyl aminopeptidase family protein, producing the protein MNIKVIAIEEVDENEDLVIHRHMIDFGKTNVIQMKKQLYLLIGFKKERKSIEDIRFLGGETIKAIQEYPCEEVTIDFQKLITHCEGLSKEEIVAAFMEGLYLGGYQFLAYKKEENKQYPTFKLNTDQYDVHIKTAQIRANAVYLARDLCNEPANKLTPALYADRLKRIFHQSKVKVEIIESEELKERGFEATAMVGNGSGYPPKLAVLTLKNSDRKHIALVGKGVTFDSGGVNVKTARDIGEMKMDMGGSAAVVGAMKLLADLNSPVHVTAVLPLVTNVTGRDAFLPSDVIKYKNGTTVEVGNTDGEGRLILAEGLLHVQELGATTIIDIATLTGTIGQALGLKAAGIFSNREEDLWSYKELGDHTGDHVWPMPLIHDYETYLESDCADLNNVGSSLFGGAITAAVFLNHFVEAERKWVHIDMANTVRPWKVQGYHVPGASGYGVRLLAELIHMEVEE; encoded by the coding sequence GTGAATATAAAAGTAATTGCGATTGAAGAGGTTGATGAAAATGAAGATCTTGTCATCCATAGACACATGATTGATTTCGGAAAAACAAATGTTATACAAATGAAAAAGCAACTTTATCTACTAATAGGGTTTAAGAAAGAACGAAAATCGATAGAGGATATTCGTTTTCTCGGCGGCGAGACGATTAAAGCAATCCAGGAGTATCCATGTGAAGAAGTAACGATCGATTTTCAAAAACTCATAACACATTGTGAAGGACTTTCAAAAGAAGAGATCGTTGCAGCTTTCATGGAGGGCTTATATTTAGGCGGGTATCAGTTTTTGGCCTATAAAAAAGAGGAGAACAAACAGTACCCGACCTTTAAGTTAAACACTGATCAATATGATGTACACATCAAGACCGCACAAATCCGTGCCAATGCAGTGTACCTGGCACGTGATTTATGTAATGAGCCTGCGAACAAATTGACACCAGCATTATATGCAGATCGGTTGAAACGTATCTTCCATCAATCAAAAGTAAAAGTCGAGATCATCGAATCAGAAGAGTTAAAGGAAAGAGGATTCGAAGCGACTGCGATGGTCGGGAATGGAAGTGGTTATCCGCCGAAACTAGCTGTATTGACATTGAAAAATAGTGACCGAAAACATATTGCGCTTGTCGGAAAAGGTGTAACGTTCGATTCAGGCGGTGTGAATGTCAAGACAGCACGTGATATCGGTGAAATGAAGATGGATATGGGTGGTTCTGCCGCGGTAGTCGGGGCAATGAAATTACTGGCAGACTTGAATAGTCCTGTTCACGTAACTGCCGTTTTGCCGTTAGTTACAAATGTTACAGGAAGGGATGCTTTTCTTCCTTCAGATGTGATCAAGTACAAAAATGGAACAACTGTCGAGGTTGGAAATACCGATGGTGAGGGAAGATTGATCCTAGCAGAAGGTCTTTTACATGTGCAAGAATTAGGTGCAACGACAATTATTGATATCGCAACATTGACCGGGACGATCGGTCAAGCGCTTGGATTGAAAGCAGCAGGCATCTTCAGCAATCGTGAAGAAGATTTGTGGTCCTATAAGGAACTAGGCGATCATACCGGCGATCACGTATGGCCAATGCCTTTGATCCACGATTATGAAACGTATTTAGAAAGTGATTGTGCGGATTTGAATAATGTCGGTTCCTCACTTTTCGGAGGTGCGATCACGGCTGCTGTATTTTTAAATCACTTCGTAGAAGCGGAGCGGAAATGGGTACACATTGATATGGCAAATACCGTACGACCATGGAAAGTACAAGGCTATCATGTTCCGGGTGCATCAGGCTATGGTGTTCGATTATTGGCCGAACTGATTCATATGGAGGTTGAAGAGTGA
- a CDS encoding ABC transporter ATP-binding protein translates to MKDDVLIDIKDVKKHFPLSKKWFAENKYVKAVDGVSFSIKKGETFGLVGESGCGKSTTGRLINGLIKADSGEINFKGKNLANISEKDWKKYRKPMQMVFQDPYASLSPRMKVKDILLEPLKIHYPKMPNDEKKKLITELMDKCGISEFHLEKYPHEFSGGQRQRIGIARSLILRPELIIADEPVSALDVSIQSQILNLMKDLQEEFGLTYLFISHDLSVVEHISDRVGVMYLGNLVEIARKRQIFENPKHPYTQALLSSIPQPDPKKKRETIVLTGEIPSAANPPSGCKFHTRCPAAMEICRKIVPELKQLGREQYTACHLY, encoded by the coding sequence GATCGACATAAAAGACGTTAAAAAACATTTTCCACTTTCAAAAAAGTGGTTTGCTGAAAATAAGTATGTAAAGGCAGTGGATGGGGTTTCATTTTCCATCAAAAAAGGGGAAACGTTCGGATTGGTAGGAGAATCAGGCTGTGGCAAATCAACCACAGGACGTTTGATCAATGGCTTGATAAAAGCAGACTCAGGCGAGATTAACTTTAAAGGAAAGAACCTCGCGAATATTTCTGAAAAAGATTGGAAGAAATACCGTAAACCTATGCAAATGGTTTTCCAGGATCCATATGCGTCTCTTAGTCCACGTATGAAAGTCAAAGATATTTTATTGGAACCATTGAAGATCCACTATCCCAAAATGCCAAATGATGAGAAGAAAAAGCTTATAACAGAGCTTATGGATAAATGCGGAATTAGCGAATTCCATTTGGAAAAATACCCACATGAGTTCAGCGGTGGACAACGGCAGAGAATCGGAATTGCCCGTTCGTTGATTTTACGACCTGAACTGATCATTGCAGACGAACCAGTTTCGGCCTTAGATGTATCGATCCAATCACAAATTTTGAATCTGATGAAAGATCTACAAGAAGAATTCGGTCTTACGTATCTATTCATTTCTCATGATCTAAGTGTAGTTGAACACATCAGCGATCGAGTCGGCGTGATGTACTTAGGGAATCTGGTCGAAATCGCTAGGAAACGACAAATATTCGAAAATCCGAAACATCCTTATACACAAGCGTTATTGTCCTCCATCCCCCAACCAGATCCAAAAAAGAAACGTGAAACGATTGTTTTAACCGGGGAGATTCCAAGTGCAGCAAACCCTCCCAGCGGATGTAAGTTCCATACAAGATGTCCGGCTGCGATGGAGATCTGCAGGAAAATAGTACCGGAACTCAAGCAACTAGGTAGAGAACAATATACAGCATGTCATTTATATTGA